TATTTTGGTTAATTTTTTAGTAACTATGCTAATTTCCCTTTGCGGCCATAAGCTAGTTGTAATAAAATTTACTTCTGATTTTTCTCTGCTGTCTGTGTTAACCCTTGGGGTGCTAGGCTCTTGTGTGCTTCCAGGTCTCAACATGAAAAGATCCCTAGATTTGAGTGTCAGATTGCATGTGAGAATTGCAGACTTGTGTACAAACTACATAcggtatttactcaaatctaatgcaccatcaaatctaatgcacacctttatTTTTGCAACATAATTTGGCCCAAAAGATGTGTACATTAGATTTTAGTAAATATGGTCCTTCATAACAGGTCATTAAATGATAGTCTCCCAGTACAGGctcataggaaggaaggaaggaaggaaggaaggaaggaaggaaggaaggaaggaaggaaggaaggaatattgTAGTGACTTTCAGCTTAGAAGTACAATGTATTTGAAGGACAGTATTCAAGGACAGGGATGATTGAACCCATTAATTTCATTAAAATCTTTTCAGGCAAAATGCTTTCACCAAGGCCCTCTTAACATCCTTATTCCTCAGACTGTAGATCATAGGGTTTAGCATAGGAGTAACAATCCCATACAACATGGAAACAATTCTGTCCTGTTTGGGTGAATAGCTGGAGGTGGGGCGAACATAGGTGGCAATGGTGGTCCCATAAAACAGGAAAACTACAGTCAGGTGGGAACCACAGGTAGAAAAGGCTTTGCGCCTTCCCTCAGCAGAGCGCATGCGCAGGATAGTAGAGATGATATAGATGTAAGAGATCAGAGTGACCAGGAAAGCACCACCTCCTAAAATGCCAGCCACAAGCAGGAGAACCAGTTCTGGGAGGTAGGTAGAGGAGCAAGAGGCAGCCATTAGTGGTGGGATATCGCAGTAATATTGGTTAATTTTATAGGGCTCACAGAAGGATAATGTAAAGGTCAATGAGGTATGAATCATGGAATTGATGAAGCCGGTTAGCCAGGTCCCTGCAGTCAGTTGAACACACAGCCTTTTCGTCATGATATTTGTGTAGTGCAAGGGACTGCAGATAGCCACGTAGCGGTCATATGCCATCACTGAGAGCAAGAAGATTTCGGTGCCCACAGCATAAATCAGAAAGAAGAGTTGTAATACACAGCCAACAAATGATATTGTCTTGTCCTCTGACATAAAGACCTGGAGCATCTTGGGCACTGTCACTGTAGGGCAAAGGACATCCAGGAAAGAGAGGCTGCTAATGAAGAAGTACATGGGGGTCTGGAGGTGACTATCTGTTGCTATTGCCATGAGGATTGATCCATTCCCTGCCAGAGTGATCAAGTAGGTCAGCAGAATTACCACAAAGAGGGCGATTCGCACTTCTGGGAGATCAGAGAGTTCAGTCAAGTCAAAGTCTTTTGCTGTTGTGGTGTTGTCTTTCTGCATTGTCCTCCTAATCAAACTGGTCAGCTAGAATGTCTAAAATACGAAGAAAACGAAGCAAATTTTGTATAAGTACAAATGTTGTTTGAAGGACAATATACAATTGTTTAAGCATCTGACTTTTAATCATAGATGGCCTGATCCTGTTTGTTTCTGATGAATATCTCTCCCGCACATGTGGCCTAAACCTGTATATAGATTCCCTTGGTCAATAGAAAAAGCTttgaaaccactttgagattaagaataaagaaaacttcataaaatataaaattgaaCACAAAATGGAAGAGCATGAGAGACAGCACTATAATCTCTTTTCAAAACCATTCAGGTCTTAACCACAATATTACTGTCACAAGTTACCATTGAAAGAGTCATTTTCTTGTACCTCCTAGAAGAGGGAGGCAGCCTCTCCTCTaagaagctcaaggtgacatGCACAGTTTTTCTTCTCCCCATCTTCTTctcacaatcctgtgaggtaggttacgttaagagacagtgactggcccaacacCACCCAACCAGttgcggagcttcatgctctggcaccagggggcagagagaagtcaggggcggggctggcgcgcatcccaggggcgtggtgcgcgtcctgggggcgtggcacgccacctgcaggggcatggcgtgcgtcctgggggtggtgcgctccccctgcactgttcttcctctgccagtgcacccaatgagcttcctggctgagtgaaTCCTGGTCGCCCAGCACTCTGAACACCCCACCATATGATGCATGCCAACATCAGGGCTGCGTAGCCTCCCCTACCCCTGCTACATTCTAGGGGCTTGTCAAGGGAATGAGAGGGCTCTGGATCCAATGGTTGCAAAACCTCCCCTTACCATCCCCAGCACAACCCTGGAACATTGGAGGCAAggcaaaaagcagcaacaacagatcTTAACACTGATGCAGCAGGAAAACCTCCCTCATCAGATCTCCGTCTCCTATGGCggacctctgtcttcacccaTGGAAAGGAAGATCTGCAGAATCTTATGGCTTCAGGACAGGCACCCCAAAAACCACAGGATTCCAGTCGTAATCAAAATGCCCCACCCCTCAAATTTTTACTGCATATACTGCAATGCACACATTGCATTAATCCTGTTCAAAATATGAAGGAGTACCAGAATGATAGATGGTAGTTAAACAGTAAAGCCTAGGAAACCTTATACAGTATATGTTAAAAGAAAGAGATTAAGAACTTATCAAACCAAGAAAATGTGCTTATTGGCATATAACAACATTACTCTCCAAGTTTATATTTATCACTTAATAACAGGCATTTGTATGGCAAGACATTTATCTTCCAAAGCTGCAAAACAGTTTAATAAGAGTAAATGGATTTTAAACTTACCTAATGACAATATATTGCAAAGATGCTATGATTTTTTCCCAAAACAATCACTAAACCTAAGGTATACATTTCCACATAGAAACTCAACTAAGATTATGACTTCCGATCTCTTATATTTAGTTCACTGAATAAATATAATATGCCCATAACTGAAAAACAGCACTATAGACCTAAAGTATTTTGACTGCCTAAGATTGAAGACCCAGTAAACTGCATCCACGAGCCATCCTTGATTTCCTTGTGAACTGTAGAACCACAGCAACAAACAAGAAAATGAAGAATTTATGTGGAGTCAAGAAAAGTATCACACAGCAATCTGAAGTAATGCCTAAGAAGCATTGCCTCTGTCATGAGTCAGAAGGACAAcatcttccccccaccccgcctttgCCACAGAGGTGgagtggcggggggggagagatggcataAACTCTATCATGGGACATAGGTCTCGGAGGAATCCTGCAGTTGCTGACTTGAAATCTCAGTTGTGCAAAAGCTCATTGGGCCAAATCCTGtttgccaacacacaagaaagaAAACTTGAGAAAAACATTACCACGGGTAAACAgattatattgattaaatatacCAAAGTAGAGGATCTGCAAACCAAGCTAGTTCAATCAGACTAAGCAAATCAAATACACCCAGCTGGGCAGGTGAATTgtaatatatggggggggggattctattCCTCCCAGCTCCTGGGCATATTCAGAGTCACTTGCTGTGGCCATACAGAAATGTTTGGAAAGAATCCTCCCTCTCTGCTGCAAACATCTTGATGTTCAGACATAGTTCAGACTATGACCCTGCCAGTAGGGccccgaccccccccccaaaggacacCCCAAGGTATAACCTGTGAAAGATGACTGAAGAGTGCCCTCAACCCAATAATGTCTTAGATATTAAAGCAAGCATGCCTTAATTCCTCTCACCTGCCCATACCAAATGTCACAGGAGGTGATCAGCTCCCACTTGTTCATTTTCAGGGAAACACACAAGAGCTCAAACAGAGAgctctttgcagatcctccaaGAACATGTTCTGACCTGAAAGATGAACCCCATCACCCTTAAATAACTTCCATGCAATTATCagggactgggaagaggaggaggatgtcggcatgcagagggtcgcaaggACATCTGGCCAGCCCCAGCTGCGtcatctccttccagccgtcccacTGCGAAGACCCATCGGCCTCTGGTCTGATGTAAATGAGCGACCCAGGCTTCAATGCCagggcacactatatcagcagagcaaactgcacacacagaataggcgtgaggcttgtggaagcatactataactacggatttattaatcataaatcaggacaaagaaacatgtcgtctctctctttgtcttcacagaaagacagagaaaagcaaaagctataaacacaacggaagttcccagcagactgtgctggtatgtaaacagacatgtgacatgcaacagttccatgtctgctccttaaggcggaatggaaatctcaacagtggaatggtggagaccgccttcccatcctgacccttctaggaaggaggaggaagaagacattATATATTTACAACAGggatttgagggaggtcacagctcagaggcagatgagggggaaagctgggaaataataggagagccagagcagcagctggcttaCACGTTGtcattaaaaaacattccagaacccggcaagccttaaaagtaggagaccaaagagctcaaagacaaagggcacttagcagcaccctTAGAggagctgatgatgatgatgatgataaataaggAATGGGAGAAACGGGAAGTGGAGACTCACTCAGGACAATGCCTTTATCCAAAAggttgggttctatagcctcccAGTGtaaaatttgaaataaaaaagatctgtaagaaacttttccttgtctttatactttcctgggcaaccagccgggagctgctGAGAGCATCCTGACAGCTATATTCATTTGCCTCCTACCCAGAAGCCTCCTGGAATggcggtctccaccactcctcctcatctgGCCAGTCCCTGGCAGTCAACTATGCtctggcaggggtgccaacttgaataaaatattgtggggcccAGGTAAAACCCACCCCACAAAACTGATcaaatgacacagtgcacacacaccatttgaatgggaatgcccatcaactttgtgggggtctggccccttcaaatattttattatgggggccaaagcccccactgcccctaggagttgacacTTATGTGTTCTGGTAACCAttaggctagattactgcaagGTGTTATATATGAGGCTGCCTCAGAAGACAGTTCTGAAACTTCAGCTCGTGCAGTGTTCAGTGGCcagaggccaggttgctcaccgggacaatatggtttgagcatataacaccaatcctgtcCTGATTGCACTGGCTGCTAATGGGCTcaaatcaaagtgctggttttgacctatacagccttaaatggctcaggactgtaatacctcaaggactgcctctccccatatgaaccaatccGGACCTGaggtcatcatctgaggtccttctttgtgtgcctcctccacaagatgtctggagggtggcaactgagaatgggccttttctgtggtggctcccatttgtggaatactttccccaaggaggctcaccttgttaggtgccaggtgaaaacattcctcttctcccaaaccTTTGGCTAATTAGACAATTAAGCCTATTAAACTGTGAGAGGTATTGTTTAGTTTGTTATtgtgctatgtatttttgtatttttatactgtaaaccacaaTGTGATTCACAGATGAAGgaaagtatacaaatttaattaataaataataaataaatgcatttggtTAAGCCTGCCCAGCCCCACTcccttttatttttaagggaaaagggTTATATGAACCATTCCAATAGACATTCCATTGCTGGCTTGCTAGCAGTGGCATTGCAAGGGGGAACCCAAGCCCTTTGCCCTTTGTGTTGGGCATTGCATCTCCAACACCTTTGCCTCCCTTTTAAAATTATTCTGTGTACCTTTTATTACATTAcattgtatatta
The nucleotide sequence above comes from Podarcis raffonei isolate rPodRaf1 chromosome 1, rPodRaf1.pri, whole genome shotgun sequence. Encoded proteins:
- the LOC128402761 gene encoding olfactory receptor 5V1-like encodes the protein MQKDNTTTAKDFDLTELSDLPEVRIALFVVILLTYLITLAGNGSILMAIATDSHLQTPMYFFISSLSFLDVLCPTVTVPKMLQVFMSEDKTISFVGCVLQLFFLIYAVGTEIFLLSVMAYDRYVAICSPLHYTNIMTKRLCVQLTAGTWLTGFINSMIHTSLTFTLSFCEPYKINQYYCDIPPLMAASCSSTYLPELVLLLVAGILGGGAFLVTLISYIYIISTILRMRSAEGRRKAFSTCGSHLTVVFLFYGTTIATYVRPTSSYSPKQDRIVSMLYGIVTPMLNPMIYSLRNKDVKRALVKAFCLKRF